Sequence from the bacterium genome:
CTTCACTCATATTTTGATGTATGTATGAATTTGCAAATCTTGTAAGTTTTGAATCCCAAGTGTAAATAGAGACTTGGGTTGATTCAGCTTTAGAATATGTTAGAGCCCTATTTACAAGCTCCCTTAATGCTTTTTCACCCCACATATATTACTATGTTATTCTATATTGCAAAGAATGTCAAGGATAAAAATTCAAATACAAGCCATAGATTTCATTGCGTAGAAAGAATATTTTAATCTGTGCAACCTGTGCTTTCTTTTTACTTGACATTTGTGAACTCTTGCATATGATTAAACTATGGTTTTAGAATTGGTATTTTTAATAATGAGTTTTGGTCAACTAAATGTTGCTCACACTGAAATTACCGACTCTCTTGTAAGATATTATTTAGAAACGGGTGAACTAAAAAAGGTAGATGAACTTTCTAATGAAATCAACGATAATTTCTTACTCGGTGAGCTTGCTTATTTTAGTCACAAATTTGACAAAGCCATCAAATTCTACTCCCTGGTGCCGTTAGATTCTGAGGATGCAAATGATGCAATTTATCGGATAATTTTTATTAAAGAAAATAAGAATGCAGAGCTACAAGATTATGTGACCGCAGAACTATTTGGTAGACAAAAGAAATGGGACAAGGGGATTGAAATTTTAAAAAAGATGAAGGAGAATAAATCAACAATTGCTCCTTCAGCTTCAATTCTTTTAGCAAACTTTATTGAACAAAAAGGCGACCTTAATGGAGCACTTAAAGAGTATCAAAATTTTATAAATAGATTTGATACAAATGTCATTGCAAACGATAGAGAAGCAATCTTGCCACAGATTTTATTAAAGATGGGCAAAATTTATACTACACTGGGAAGAATAAAAGAAGCTAGTGAATCATATCGACAGATTTTACTTAAGTACCCAAAATCATGTGTTGCTCCTATCGCTAGAGAGAGACTTGAGAACTTATGATTCTATTTTTTTATATTATTGGGACACTACTCCTTATACCAATGGATTTAACTCAAGCTGACCATTTACGGGCTTATGGTATAGCTTACTATGCACTTGAGAAGACGATAAAAGTGGAGTGGCTACTTAACTATAAAGGAGGCTCATTCTTGATGAGTTATAATCCTGAAATTGAAGAGCTCTGTAAAATAAGGGGTGTAAATTATAAAATTTTAGATGAACCTACAGTTCAAAGCATATATAACACAATAGAGATAGAGAATATGGAGAGGATAGAGCTTACTGTTGCCCCTAGGGTAGCTGTTTATGTACCACCAGATAATTCACCGTGGGATGATGCGGTGAGAATAGCACTTGAGTATGCTAAAGTACCTTATGATAAAGTATGGGATGAAGAGGTACTTGGGGGGGCACTTTCAAATTATGATTGGCTACATTTACACCACGAAGATTTTACTGGTCAATATGGTAAATTTTATGGTAGCTTCCGGAATGCACAATGGTTCAAGGAAGAGGTTAGAGTTAACGAACTTATGGCAAAGAAGCTTGGATTTAAAAAAGTATGGCAACTAAAACATCAGGTAGCTAAGAAAATAAGAGAGTATGTGAATAATGGTGGCTTTTTATTTGCTATGTGCTCAGCTACTGAGACAATTGATATTGCTATTTCTGCATACGGAATTGATATAGTGCCTTTACTTGATGGAGACGGATTTGAAGAAAACTGTCAAGATAAGCTTAATTTTGAAAGTACTTTTGCATTTAAAGATTTTGAAGTAGACCTTAATCCAATGATGTACAGACATTCAAGTATAGATGTGACTAATGAGGCGCGGGCAAGGGGTGAGAATGTGAATTTTGAGCTCTTCAACTTTTCTGCCAAATATGACCCTATTCCTACTCTTTTAACTCAGAATCATACAAGAGTTATAAAAGAATTTTTGGGCCAAACTACAGGATTTAGGCGAAATTTGATTAAGGAGGGTATAGTAATATTAGGAGATATAAAAGGAACAGAGGAAGTTAAGTACTTATACGGTGATTATGGCAAAGGGTTTTTTACATTTTATGGCGGCCATGACCCAGAAGATTACGCTCATCTTGTGGGTGACCCACCAACGAGGCTTGAGTTGTATCCTAATTCGCCAGGTTATAGGTTGATTTTAGATAACCTGCTATTCCCAGCCGCTAAATCAAAACGGCTAAAGACATAAAATTCTACTTAACCTTTATTACTCCTCCACCATTTCTAATTGATTCTTCTGCAAGTTCCAAATATTTAATGACCTTGATTCCTGAACTGCCATCAGTTTTTGGCGTCTCTTTATACTCGACGCACCTTATAAAATGACTTATTTCAGCCTTGAGTGGCTCAACACTGGATAAAACTGGTGCAGTTATATCACTAGTCCGATAAGATAATTGGAATTCACCAAAATTCATAGGTTCAGGCACTAAGACTCCCATATCAAATATTCGCACTTTTTCAGATAAGTTTGTATCATCATAAACTATCATTTTTTTAGATCCCACAATTACAGTATTTCTTAGTTTGCTGGGTGCTAACCATGAAACATGTATATTAACAAGGATATCTGATGGAAATGTTAGCGTCAGGAATGCTACATCCGGCTTATCTTTTATTACAGAGCCCTTTCCAACTGCCTGGATTGAAAGGGGCTCTTCATTAAGCCAATAAAAAATCATAGAAAGGTCATGCGATGCGAGGTCCCATATTACCGATTCATCCTTTCTGTGTATTCCCAGATTTACGCGAGTAGACGAAATATAGTAAATATCACCTATCTCTCTTTTCTCTAATAATTCCTTAATTTTTATTACAGCAGACGCGTATTCAAGGATATGTCCTACCATTAGAGTAACATTGTTTTGGGTTGCTAGACGCACAAGCTCATTGCCTTCATTAACAGAGCTTACGAATGGCTTTTCAACAAATATAGATTTGCCTGCTTCTATACCTTTCTTTGCTAATAGATAATGAGAAGATAAAGGGGTTGCTATAAATACAGCTTGGATTGATGCATCACTAAATATTTCGTCACTATATTTGGTTACCTTAATTTCGGGATAACGAGCGACAATGTTTTTAAGCCTGTCTTCATTTATATCACAACAATATTTTAGTGTGCAATTTGGGTGTTCATGTAATATTCTTACAATGTTAGGTCCCCAGTAACCGCACCCAATAACAGCAGTTGTTATCATATTTTGTTACTATTTAGCTATCCAATCTCTAAATTTATCACTAAAAATAAAAATGTAAATGAAAAATGAGAATGGCAGAGAAATTGTGTACTCCGTAATTTACACAAAATTACTGACATAACCTCTTCTACTGTTTTACTTTTAGACTATTAGACTTTTAGTCTATTTATTTTGATTTTTGCTTTTTTAATTTTTAACTTTCACTTAATACGCTCCTTTTAGGGACAGTACCATTGGAATTGTGCGTAATAGGATTTTTAAGTCTGTCAACAGAGATTTGTTTGTTGCATAATAAAGGTCTAGAACTACCATATCATTGAAGGGGATAAGACTTCTACCCATTACTTGCCAGAGGCCTGTTATTCCTGGTTTTGTGCACAAGCGGGCTTTATGCCAGTCTTCATATAACTCAACTTCGTAAGGAATTGGAGGACGAGGACCTACTAAACTCATTTCGCCTCGTAGCACATTTATAAGTTGGGGCAGCTCGTCTATTGATAGGATTCTGAGCCATCTTCCAATTGGTGTTACCCTTGGATCATTTGTTAGCTTGTATACTTTCCTGCCTGACGGCAAGAGAGGTTGTCTGTCATTGCGAGCCACACCTATACTGTCATTGCAAGCGATAGCGAAGCAATCTATACCAAGGTCATTTTGGAGTTGGTCTTTTATAAATTTCTCAATGTAATTATAATGGATTTTTGGTTCATTTGAGGCTTCCATAGTTCTAAACTTGTAAAAATTAAATGTCTTACCAATCCCATTAACCCGGACTTGACGAAATATGACAGGCCCCTTTGAACTTAACTTTGTTAGAATAGAACTAATAAGGAAGAGAGGTGCAGTTCCAATAATAGCTAATACCCCAATAAAAATATCCATCACTCTTTTTAATAGATAATCTGCTTTTTGATATTTTTTAAAGATGAGATAGCCATTTTTTATAAGTTTTGAGAATAATTTATCTGTTTTCACATATACATCTACAAAATCTACGTATCTCAAAACAATGTTTACAATATCTTTTGCACATAAGTTTGGGATATCTATTTTTACCATGTTAATTCCAGGTGGTAAATCTCTATTTAAATCTTCAACCCTATTTATCACAAGTTCCATTGGATTTCATATTACAAAATTAATTAGCTTGTTTTTGACAAATATAGTTTTTTTAATCTCCCTATTTTTAATACTTTCTGCTATTTTAGGAATTTGAATAGCTTGTAATCTTGCTTCCTCTTCTTCAATATCACAAAATGCAGTAAACTTGGCTCTCAATTTGCCATTAATTTCAACAAGTATTGTGATTTTTTCTTCTTCAATTTCTTCCCACTCAGGCCATTTAGATTTAAATACAGAGCCAGTATTTCCAAGATCACTCCATAACTCATCAGCTATGTGTGGCGCAAATGGCGCAAGTAATTGAACAAAAACTTGAAGTGAATAACCAAAACAAGGGTCTTCTTTTGATTTGTAAAGTTTATTTAAAAACTCCATAAGTGATGCAATAGCTGTATTGTGGCTAAAGGTTTCGATATCTTTAGTTACTTTTTTAATTGTATAATTTAGACTGCGATAAAGGGGAGTAGCCTCTTTTTGTACTATTTTAGGGATATTTCTGTTTTCATGTATTAGATTATATACTCTTTTGAGGAATCTACTTGCACCTGCTACTCCAGCTTCTGTCCAGACTGCATCTTTATCAGGTGGACCTATAAAAAGGATTGTTATTCTGCTTGTATCAGCACCCCATCTCTTTACAAAAGGACCAACAGGAACTGCATTTCCTCTGGATTTTGACATTACATTTCCATTTCTATCCATTATCATGCCATGAGTGAACAATCTAATGCAGGGTTCATCTTGGGGTAACAACCCCTCATCATAAAGAAATTTAGTTATAAAGCGGAAGTAAATAAGATGACCTGTCGCATGTTCAATGCCTCCGATATACTCGTCTATAGGGAACCAGGTTTTAACACTTGTTTGGGAGAATGGCTCAGTTTCATTCTTTGGGTCTAAATATCGTAAATAATACCAGGACGAATCTACGAATGTATCCATAGTATCTGAGTCTCTCTCCGCTACCTTACCACAATTTGGACAACTTGATTTAATAAACTCGGTAGCTGAAGCTAACGGCGATTTACCTTTTGGAGTGAAATCTACTCTTTCAGGTAATCGGACTGGCAAGTCTTTATAAGGAACAGGGACTACACCGCACTTATTACAGTGGATCATGGGGATAGGAGTTCCCCAATAACGCTGACGCGAGATGAGCCAATCTTTAAGTCTATAATTCAACTTAGACCTTCCAATTCCTTTTTTTTCTACATAAGCCTTTATTCTAAGAATTGCTTCCTGTGAATCTATTCCGCTAAATGGACCAGAGTTTACTAATATACCCGGTTCTGTATAAGCACCATTTGGTTCTTCTCCATAAGGTGGTTGTATAACTTTTTTGATAGGTATTTTATACCGCATTGCAAATTCAAAGTCACGAGAATCGTGTGCAGGTACACCCATTACTACACCTGTACCATATGAGGGTAAGACATAATCGGCAACCCAAATTTGGACTCGCTCTCCGGACAACGGATTAATTGCATATTCAGATGTAAAGATGCCATCCTTATCCCTTATATTAGAGGAACGTTCTATATCTGTCCTTCTCAATGAAGTTTCAACATATTTTATGAGTTCTGATTTTCTTTTTGAGCACTTTATAATTTTACTTGTAAGCTCACTCTCTGGTGCTACAGCTATAAATGTTACTCCATAAATTGTATCAGGTCGTGTAGTAAATACAGAAATTTTATCACCATTGTATAGGAAATCTATTTCTATACCATCACTCTTGCCAATCCAATTTCTCTGCAATGTCTTCACTCGCTCAGGCCATTCTGTAAGTTTATCTAAATCAGAAAGCAATCTATCTGCATAGGCTGTTATTTTAAAGAACCATTGAGTTAGTTCTCTTCTCGTTATAGGAGTGGCACACCGCCAACACCTTCCAGCTCCCACTTGCTCATTCGCAAGTGTAGTATTGCAATGAGGACACCAGTTCACATATGCTTCCTTCCTATAAGCAAGACCACGCTCAAACAGCTTTAGAAATAGCCATTGCGTCCATTTATAAAAGGCAGGTTCACAGGTGTTGATTTCTCTATCCCAATCATATGATATTCCCATTAGCTTTAGGGTAGAGCGTGATACGTCTATGTTACTCAGAGTCCATTTTTTAGGCTCAATCCCCCTCTTTATAGCAGCCTCCTCTGCTGGTAGCCCAAATGCATCCCAACCAAAAGGGTACATAACATCGTAGCCTTGCAGCATCTTAAATCGGGCTCTTGTATCTCCAATTACATAATTTCTAAATTGACCTATGTGTAAGTCGCCAGATGGGTAAGGATACATTTCAAGTATATAATACTTTTTGTAGGGGCGGGGTAACCCCGCCCCTACTTTGTAAATTGAGTTTTCTTCCCAAAAGGTCTGCCACTTTTTCTCTATAGCTTGGTAATTATACATTTCTATTGGATAGTTTTAGGCCTACTGACCCAAAAACCTACTCCTTTTTAGTTAATTCAAAGTTACAAGTTGTAGTCATTTCTTTAGCAATATATATCTTTTTCTCTACCCAGTAGTAGCCGGCAGCTTCTGCCCGTACCCAGTAACTTCCAGGTTTAAGTGAAATTATATACCGACCAGTTCTTACATTTGTAGAAACTGGTGAAATAGCAGTCCTTGGAAATGAAACTACCGCAAACAGTGGCTCCTTTGTATGCGCATCTATTACCGTGCCAGTGAGAGCACCAATCTTTGGGACTTTGGGAACCAATTTCCTACGAACTAAAGAGTTTATACTACCACCAATTGCAAACCTTGGGTAAAGTATAGGCGCTCCCCCAAGCCTATGCTCAAGTTTTATTGCCCCTATTCCTATTTGGAAGAAATCAGTCTTAATTTTAATACCTACATTGAAATCTCTGCCAGTAAATTCGCTCACTGCAAACACAGGAGGTGTAAGTTCTATTTCACCACCCCAAAAAATTCCTAAAGTGGGTGGTGGATTGGTTTTAAAAAAGTAATCTGAGTTAAATAATCGGGACCTTGGTCCATATCCTACAAATGAACCTCTTCCTATTCCAATATTATAAACCCCAAAGGGACCAAAATTTTTTGTTGCTACAATGAAAGCAGAAAATTGCTCCCAGTCCCTTTCTTTATATGATAAATCGTCTGCATAGCCGATATCTTCGCCAGCACCTACAGACGAGAGCCAGTGCTGTGTAGATATGCCCAAACTACCAAAAGAAATAACTGGCATAAAAGGGGTTTCATCACAGACTTTACATTTAAACTCACCAGATAAAAGATTTAGACCCAAAATTGATAATCCAACCTCTAATTGTTTTAAAGGATGAAACTTAATATGCATATCAATATTAAATGGATGAGAATCATTCTTAGTTGTTAACGAAGATGTCATTCCCATTTCAAAATACGTGCTCGATATGTATGCAGTTGGGCTATCAATTAAGTCTGTATCAGACATAAACGCACCATACACTGCCCCTACGAGGGGAATTTTGGGTCTCCTGACACAAAAAATGTAAAAATCAAATATCAAATTAATTGATAATAATAGACTCAAAAAGATGAGACAAGCTTTGATTACTTTCACTTATACAGCTTTTGATGTGTAGTATTTGTAGTAATAACGCGACCTGTAATAGATTTCTTTTTTTAATTTGTTGACTACAACACCAAGAAAAGTAGAGCCAGTAGCTTTAAACGAGGCTACCATCTCCTGCAATGTGTCTTTAGGAGTTCTCTCTAATTCTGCAACCAATATTACACCATCTACCATATTACCAAGCAAAAGACCATCTGCACACGCTGTTAGAGGGGGTGAATCTACTATCACTATATCAAACGCTTCCCTTAGCTCAGAGATTGAGGTCCTCATAGACTTAGAGTCTATGAGTTCACCAGGATTTGGTGGTATATGACCTGATGGAATAAGCCATAAGTTTTTAATTTCAGTTGCAATTATTGCATCCTCTTTTTTAATCTCGCCAACAAGTAAATTTGATAGCCCATTTTTATGCGAAATTCCTAAGAGTCTATGTAACTCGGGTTTTCTTAGGTCGGCTTCCAACAGAAGAGTCTTTGCACCTGCACTTGCATAAGTTATACCAAAGTTACAGGCAATTGTTGACTTGCCTTCTCTTGCTATACAGCTTGCAATGAGGATAGTTTTTAGCTCCGAATCTAATGATTTTGAGAACTTTAAGTTAACACGTAGTTTCTTATATGATTCAGCAACTGGCAAATTTTGGTCCTCAATAACTCCTTCTGAATGCACTGGGATTGTCCCAATAACAGGTAGTTTTAATCTTTCTATATCTTCTACATCTTTAATGGAAACATCAAGAAATTCACAAATTAGAACTACACCAAAACCAAGACCTATCCCAAATATTAATGCAAGTGTCAGATTACGCTTAGGCCTCGGTGAGATTGGGGTAGTAGGTTTTCTTGCATACTCAAGTATTATAGCACTGCCAATCTCTTGGGCTTCAACCATTTTTGAAGCCTCATAATCAGTGATTAATCTCTTATAGGAATCTTTGTTGAACTCATAGGTACGCTCCAAACCAGCAAGTTCATACTCTTTTGTAGAAAAGATACGAATACGGTGATTGCATTCACTGATTCTTTCAAGGAGTGCTTCTTTCTTTGCCTGTAGTGTTAGGAGTTCAGACTTGGTACTAAGTATCTTTTTTGACAAATCTTCTGAATAAGAAAGTGGGTCTACTAATAGAGCTTCGTCTTCGGTTCTATTCTTTACTCTCTCTTTAAGGCTTTGCTTTATGGTTTCAATTTTTTCTTTTAGGTCGGATAATTTTGGATGGTCTTCAGATAATCCGGCAAGCACATATGAAGAGTACTCTTTCTCAAGACTTACAAGTTGAGCTCTTAGATTTAATATAGAAGGATTATCGGTTCTTACAATCTCTTCTGTTAGTTTATCCGTTTCTTTTTTGAGTTCATCCCTTAATTGTGCAATTGCTTTGTCTTTTATGCTAATTTCAGATAAGACTAAATTATACTCGCCTTCTAGGTCAGCAAGTTCCTTCTGGAGTGCACTACTACCAGCAGATGCTGATAGTAGTTTCTCGTTTTGCTTGAATTTTTTAATAGCCTCCTCAGATTCTCGTAATTTATCTTTGGCTATTGGGAGCTGGGTTTCAATGAGTCTTTTTGCTTCAGTGAAACTGAGTCTTGCAATTTCGACAGAATAATCTTTAAAAGTCTCTGCTATGTTATTTGCTATAGATGAAATTTCTTCAGCATTACCACCACGAACAGTAATTTCAATGATACTAGATTTTTCTACCCTTGTTATTGTTGTCATACGACATAGGATATCAGGTGCATATTCATTGGATAGGAATGCAAATTTTAGCCCCTTCTCTTTCATTTTATTTACTACTCTTTTCATAAAGTCGTGGGATCTCAATATCCAGCAGTTTGTTTCTATTTCAAACACTTCCTCTGATAATCGAGTTGGAAAGATATAAACGGTTGAAGGTGTTTTCTTTATTAGAACTTTTGATGAAGCAACGAACACTTTTGGACTCCTTGCAGTCATCCAGTATGTGAGACCAAGAATTCCAAATAGTATACCAACAAAGCCCCACTTACGACGCAGGAACGCACGAATATACCTTCTTATATCTATTTCACCTTCCATATCTTAGTATATGATATAGCTGATAATATGCCCCTACGATAAATGTTACTTCAGTAAAGGCACGGACTGATTCTTTGATTCTATAGTAGGGACTCTCTTTTATGTACACCATATCTCCCGGTTTCAATGCCGTTACATTCTCTCTGTTTCCTGTCTTAAAGAAGTTGTTAAGGTTAAGGTTAAATACAGATGGAGATGGAAAAGATCTAACAACCTTAATTTTAGACAAGTCTGCTTCCCTTGACGGCCCACCCGCTATTGTGAGAAGTGTTACAAGATCTGTACCCTCAGGAACAGAATAAAGACCAGGAGCCATCACTTCACCCCATATAGAGACCTTCATCTGTAATTCACCGGTTTCACTGAGGTATGTGTAATACTTGACTACTGAAGGTTGGACTTGCAATAATAAAAAGTGTATAAAAACTACCATTTTGAAAAAATTATAATGCTAAAGAACTATGTTGTCAAGTAAAAATCCTGTTTTTATAACAAGAATTTCTACAAAACTTGCCTGACGGTAGTTAGGAACCTCACTCAAAAAGTCATCGCGAGCGTGAGCGAAGCAATCTATAAATAACTTCTATGTTTTAACACTTGACATTTAAATGATAAGGTTATATCTTTAGAGAAAAGTCATTGCGAGCGTAAGCAAAGCAATCTCCAATTTATCTAATATTACATGGACTTCCTGTCTCTGCTTAATGAACGTATTATTGTAGCTGACGGTGCTATGGGCACTATGCTATATGCGATGGGTGTGCCAAAGGGACATTGCTACGATGAGCTTAATTTATCTAAACCGAAGCTTGTTAAAGAAATACACCAAGCCTATATAGATGCAGGGGCAGACCTTATTGAAACAAATACATTTGGAGCAAACTCGTATATTCTTGGTAAATATTACGATTTGGATAAAAAGACTGCTGATATTAACTATATGGGAGCCAAAATTGCACGTAAAGTATGTAGAGATAAACTTGTAGCTGGTGCAGTAGGTCCAATTACGAGACCAATTGAGGCAGCTGAACGGCTTAGTTTATCCGAGATTCACTCTATTTTTAAAGAACAGATAACCGCTTTAGCAAATGGGGGAGTAGACCTTATTATTCTTGAAACTATGTCATCTATTGATGAGCTTATTCAAGGCTTCTTGGCAGCCAGTGAAGTATGCAACCTACCGGTTATATGTCAACTGTCGTTTGTCCATGATTGTAAGACAATTTTAGGAATAGACCCTGTAGAAGCGGCTAATGCACTTGAAAAGGCGGGTGCCCATATAATGGGGGCTAATTGTGGTACCGGACCACAAGTTGTGTACGAAGCTGTCAGGAGAATGGGACATGTGACTGATGCATTTATTTCAGCACTACCAAATGCAGGACTTGCAAGCTTCTCACAGGGTAAATTTGTGTATCCGGCTACTCCTGAGTATTTTGCAGCTTATTCAAAAAAGTATGTAGATGCTGGTGTTTCAATAATAGGCGGCTGCTGTGGCTCTACACCTACGCATATAGCTGCTATATCAAATGTAGTTAAAGGAATGAGACCTAAGCCACGTAAAATTGTGAGAGTAGAAGTAAAAACAGAATGTAGGGGTTTGATAAATCAAACCCATATAAGCGAGGTTACCTCACCATTACAGCAAAAGCTTAAAGAAAAGTTTATATTGAGCCTCGAAATTGACCCACCACGTTGTATAGATTTTGATAAGGAACTTAATGCAGCTCAAAACTTTAAAGCTATGGGCGGTGAGTGTGTAAATGTATCAGATACTCCTATGGCTAGGCTTAGGATGAGTCCTATTTCACTTGCCCATATAATAAAACATAGAGTAGATATTGATGTAATCCTGCACTGTACATGTAGGGACCGTAATTTGATTGCAATTCAATCCGATCTGATTGGAGCTTATAGCCTCGGCATTAGGAATATACTTGCATTAACTGGTGACCCGCCATCTGTTGGTGATTACCCGTTCGCAGCAGCTGTATTTGAGATTACTTCAGATAAGTTGATAGAGATTATAAATTCACTTAACAGGGGAGTAGACTGGCTCGGTAATCCTATAGGTAAACCGACTTCTTTCTTCATAGGTGTAGCAGGTAAGTTAAATGAACCAGAAAGAGTCAAAGAGAAGGCAATGAAAGGGATTGGGTTCATACAGACTCAGCCTGTATTTGATATAAAAGAGATACAGTCTTTTGTAAAAGAAGTAGCTGAACTTCACATTCCTGTGATTACAGGAATTCTTCCACTTGTGAGTGTGAGACATGCTGAATTTATTCAAAATGAGGTTCCAGGAATTACTATACCTGACAAAGTAATGAAGCGAATGAGAGACGGGGCTGCAGACGAGGGTGTGAAGATAGCGCATGAGTTGTTTGATGAAATAAAGCTTATCTGTAATGGCGTTTGTATAATGCCACCATTTGGTAAATACGAACTCGTTGAAAAGATAATAACATGAAGATATTTAGCAGACTAACTAAAGAAATACTTGTCGCTGACGGCGCTATGGGCACTATGTTACAAGAGGCGGGTTTACCTGCTGGAGCACTACCTGAATTATGGAATTTGACGCACCCAGAGCGTGTTAAGTCTATTCATATGGCTTACATTAAAGCGGGTGCCAATATCATTACAACTAATACTTTTAATGCTAATCGGGCAAGGCTTAGTGAATTTGGACTTGCTAAAAATATAAAACAGATAAATGAGAAAGCTGCACAAATTGCGTTGGATGTGGCTAAACCAGATACAATTGTTGCTGGCTCAATTGGACCGAGTGGTAAATTTTTGAAGCCATTTGGGGAGCTTGACTTTGATAAAGCGTATAAAATATTTTACGAGCAAGCAAAGTATCTATCACTTGCTGGTGTCGATGTTATAATAATTGAGACAATGGTAGACATACTTGAACTTAAAGCAGCAATACTTGGGTCAATGGATGCTACAAATCTTACAGTAATTGCACAGCT
This genomic interval carries:
- a CDS encoding SLBB domain-containing protein, with product MVVFIHFLLLQVQPSVVKYYTYLSETGELQMKVSIWGEVMAPGLYSVPEGTDLVTLLTIAGGPSREADLSKIKVVRSFPSPSVFNLNLNNFFKTGNRENVTALKPGDMVYIKESPYYRIKESVRAFTEVTFIVGAYYQLYHILRYGR
- a CDS encoding bifunctional homocysteine S-methyltransferase/methylenetetrahydrofolate reductase, whose protein sequence is MDFLSLLNERIIVADGAMGTMLYAMGVPKGHCYDELNLSKPKLVKEIHQAYIDAGADLIETNTFGANSYILGKYYDLDKKTADINYMGAKIARKVCRDKLVAGAVGPITRPIEAAERLSLSEIHSIFKEQITALANGGVDLIILETMSSIDELIQGFLAASEVCNLPVICQLSFVHDCKTILGIDPVEAANALEKAGAHIMGANCGTGPQVVYEAVRRMGHVTDAFISALPNAGLASFSQGKFVYPATPEYFAAYSKKYVDAGVSIIGGCCGSTPTHIAAISNVVKGMRPKPRKIVRVEVKTECRGLINQTHISEVTSPLQQKLKEKFILSLEIDPPRCIDFDKELNAAQNFKAMGGECVNVSDTPMARLRMSPISLAHIIKHRVDIDVILHCTCRDRNLIAIQSDLIGAYSLGIRNILALTGDPPSVGDYPFAAAVFEITSDKLIEIINSLNRGVDWLGNPIGKPTSFFIGVAGKLNEPERVKEKAMKGIGFIQTQPVFDIKEIQSFVKEVAELHIPVITGILPLVSVRHAEFIQNEVPGITIPDKVMKRMRDGAADEGVKIAHELFDEIKLICNGVCIMPPFGKYELVEKIIT